One genomic segment of Sminthopsis crassicaudata isolate SCR6 chromosome 4, ASM4859323v1, whole genome shotgun sequence includes these proteins:
- the RSKR gene encoding ribosomal protein S6 kinase-related protein, with the protein MGVAGSRQTLPHKQGDSIPSQGPWVRGWKRFLSGVETTLTGLEQLWGQRKHQFPHLGPRELAPPPSEKSPPEWPVPKLVSLFLPEFPVRPLQGQQQLKVLGFVAKGSFGTVLKVLDCGLGALLAVKVVPKVEVLQRDSLRQCKEEVSIQRQIHHPFVSGLGGSWQGQRHLFTIYNYYSTGDLHSLWATIGCFSEASIRLFAAELALGIGYLHDLGIVHRDLKMENILLDERGHLKLTDFGLSKHLPQGERAYTICGTLQYMAPEVLRGGPYNHVVDWWSLGILLFALAAGKFPLQAEKDHVAMLASVTRCSYEVPASLSQGLSLLLQELLCHDPFHRLRYLYHFQAHPFFRGMAFDPELLQKQPVSFVLEARAVLPAPAEAVPFQDFDCDLIALSTYPCPA; encoded by the exons ATGGGAGTAGCGGGCAGCCGGCAGACCCTTCCCCACAAG CAGGGTGACAGCATTCCTAGCCAGGGGCCCTGGGTTCGGGGCTGGAAGAGGTTCTTGTCAGGTGTGGAGACGACTCTGACGGGCCTGGAACAGCTGTGGGGGCAGCGGAAGCACCAGTTCCCCCATCTGGGGCCCCGGGAGCTTGCCCCGCCGCCCTCAGAGAAGTCCCCGCCTGAATGGCCGGTGCCGAAGCTCGTCTCTCTCTTCTTGCCCGAGTTCCCCGTCCGGCCCctgcaggggcagcagcagctgaaG GTTCTGGGTTTTGTGGCCAAGGGCTCCTTTGGGACTGTCCTCAAGGTACTGGACTGCGGCCTGGGAGCCCTGCTGGCTGTGAAG GTAGTCCCCAAGGTTGAAGTCCTTCAGCGAGACAGCTTGAGGCAGTGCAAGGAGGAGGTCAGCATTCAG CGCCAGATCCACCACCCATTTGTAAGTGGCTTGGGAGGCAGCTGGCAGGGACAGCGCCATCTCTTCACTA TATACAACTACTACAGCACAGGAGACCTGCACTCCCTCTGGGCCACGATCGGCTGCTTTTCTGAGGCTTCCATTCGTCTCTTTGCTGCTGAACTGGCCCTGGGCATAG GCTATCTACATGACCTGGGCATTGTGCATCGGGATCTAAAG ATGGAGAACATTTTACTGGATGAAAGAG GCCACTTGAAGCTCACAGACTTTGGCCTGTCAAAACATCTCCCCCAGGGAGAGCGAGCCTACACTATCTGCGGGACGCTGCAGTACATGG CCCCAGAGGTCCTGAGGGGTGGGCCCTACAACCACGTCGTTGACTGGTGGTCCCTGGGCATCTTGCTTTTTGCCCTGGCAGCTGGAAAG TTCCCCCTGCAGGCTGAGAAGGATCACGTGGCCATGTTGGCAAGTGTGACTCGCTGTAGCTATGAGGTCCCAGCCTCCCTTAGCCAGGGGCTTTCTCTCCTGCTCCAGGAG CTCCTGTGCCACGACCCCTTCCATCGTCTACGCTACTTGTATCACTTCCAGGCTCATCCCTTCTTTCGGGGCATGGCCTTTGACCCTGAGCTCCTGCAGAAGCAGCCAGTGTCCTTTGTCCTGGAGGCAAGAGCTGTGCTTCCTGCCCCAGCTGAGGCTGTACCGTTCCAGGATTTTGACTGTGATTTGATAGCTCTCTCAACCTATCCCTGCCCTGCCTGA